The nucleotide sequence GGGGGTCCAGGGGGAAGAACCTTTCTTCAGAAAGGTTTTCCCCCTGGTCGCCGAAGGCTGCCTTCTTCCGTTCGACGCTGTCGTGCTATCAGCTGACTTTGGTCCCGACTTTCAGGCCGTATTTTTCTATGCGCGAGAGCAGGGTCGGGCGGGACATGCCCAGGAGTTTGGCGGCGCGGGTTCGGTTGTTGCCCGTCATTTCCAGGGCTTCGCCCACGGCCATTTTCCCGACCGTGCTCATGATGGCTTCAAAGGCGTCGCCTCCGCCGTGGCTGGTGAGCGTCCGGCGCACCCAGGCGCGTACCGGATCGCCTTCTTCCTTGTTATGTTCGGCGCCTTTTTCGCCCACGGCCAGGGCCAGTTCGTCCGGTCCCACGGGGCATCCCCGGCTGAAGATCACGGCGCGGTGCAGTTTGTTGGCCAGTTCGCGCACGTTGCCGTGCCAGTCCTGGGCGCGCAAAAACTGGATCGCGTCGCGGGTCAGGCCCGGGTTGTCCATGCCCATGTCCCGGCTGAAGCGTGCCAGAAAATATTCCGCCAGCAGGCCGATGTCGTCCTTTCGTTCCCGCAGGGGCGGCAGATACAGGGTGACCACTTTGAGCCGATAGTAGAGGTCTTCGCGGAACCGTCCTTCGGCCACGGCCGCTTCCAGGTTGCGATTGGTGGCCGCGATGATGCGGACATCCACGGGAACCGCGCCCTGCCCTCCCAGGCGTTCGATTTTCTTTTCCTGCAACAGCCGCAGGATTTTGGCCTGGATGCTTTCGGGCATGTCGCCGATTTCGTCCAGGAACACGGTGCCGTGGTTGGCTTTTTCAATTTTACCGACCCGCCGGTTCACCGCGCCGGTGAACGCGCCTTTTTCATACCCGAACAGCTCGCTCTCCAGCAGGGTTTCGGGGATGGCCACACA is from Paucidesulfovibrio gracilis DSM 16080 and encodes:
- a CDS encoding sigma-54-dependent transcriptional regulator — its product is MAQILIVDDDAQLRLSFERLLNAEGHEVRVAGSGETGIQAVRESVPDLVVMDVRMPGMDGLQAFQRMRELEPRLQVIIMTAYASTETAIEATKLGAFDYVLKPFDIPDILNLISQALEAGRVMRDRVAMDAPPDTPDSEALIGRSGAMHEIYKAIGRVAPTDATVLLRGESGTGKELVARALYQHSLRSEKPFVVINCVAIPETLLESELFGYEKGAFTGAVNRRVGKIEKANHGTVFLDEIGDMPESIQAKILRLLQEKKIERLGGQGAVPVDVRIIAATNRNLEAAVAEGRFREDLYYRLKVVTLYLPPLRERKDDIGLLAEYFLARFSRDMGMDNPGLTRDAIQFLRAQDWHGNVRELANKLHRAVIFSRGCPVGPDELALAVGEKGAEHNKEEGDPVRAWVRRTLTSHGGGDAFEAIMSTVGKMAVGEALEMTGNNRTRAAKLLGMSRPTLLSRIEKYGLKVGTKVS